The following are encoded together in the Perca fluviatilis chromosome 23, GENO_Pfluv_1.0, whole genome shotgun sequence genome:
- the mest gene encoding mesoderm-specific transcript homolog protein, producing MREWWVHVGLICIPLVAVYLHIPPPQLSPALQKWHSAGEVFHFRGREIFYRDSYGALGSSDVVILLHGFPTSSFDWNKIWEPLTQRFHRVIALDFLGFGFSDKPRPHRYSIFEQASVVEALVAHLGLSNQRVNLVSHDYGDTVALELLFRTDQNRTGHLIINSLCLSNGGLFPETHYPRLLQKLLKDSSFLAPVLTRLTNYMIFQKGIGDVFGPYTQPTDAEFWDMWTGLRYNDGNLVMDSILQYINQRLKHRERWVGVLTSTFVPLHMIYGPLDPVNPHPQFIRLYQQLVQRSTVTILDEHISHYPQLEDPTGFLNAYFNFIHSF from the exons ATGAGAGAGTGGTGGGTTCATGTGGGTTTGATCTGCATCCCGCTGGTGGCCGTCTACCTGCACATCCCGCCCCCTCAGCTGTCCCCTGCCCTGCAAAAGTGGCATAGTGCCGGGGAGGTGTTCCATTTCAGAGGCAGGGAGATCTTCTACAGAG ATTCCTATGGGGCTTTGGGAAGCTCCGATGTCGTCATTCTGCTCCATGGCTTCCCCACCTCCAGCTTCGACTGGAACAAG ATCTGGGAGCCACTCACTCAGCGCTTCCATCGAGTCATTGCACTGGACTTCCTGGGCTTTGGTTTCAGCGACAAGCCA CGACCCCACAGGTACTCCATCTTCGAGCAGGCCAGTGTGGTGGAGGCCCTGGTGGCTCACTTGGGTCTGAGCAACCAGCGAGTGAATCTGGTGTCCCATGACTATGGAGACACTGTGGCCCTGGAGCTGCTCTTCAG GACTGACCAAAACCGCACAGGACACCTCATCATTAACAGCCTGTGTCTTTCTAATGGAG GATTATTCCCAGAAACACATTACCCACGTTTGCTGCAGAAG CTTCTGAAGGACTCTAGTTTTCTGGCTCCAGTTCTGACCCGTCTCACCAACTATATGATCTTCCAAAAAGG GATTGGAGACGTGTTCGGCCCGTACACGCAGCCCACAGACGCTGAGTTCTGGGACATGTGGACGGGTTTACGCTACAACGACGGCAACTTAGTGatggacag TATTCTGCAGTACATCAACCAGAGATTAAAACACAGGGAGCGATGGGTGGGTGTGCTCACTTCCACCTTCGTCCCAC TGCACATGATCTACGGACCCCTGGACCCAGTCAACCCTCATCCTCAATTCATCCGTCTTTACCA GCAGCTGGTCCAGAGGTCGACGGTCACCATTTTGGACGAACACATCAGTCACTATCCTCAGCTGGAAGATCCCACTGGCTTCCTCAACGCatatttcaattttattcacTCTTTCTGA
- the copg2 gene encoding coatomer subunit gamma-2, with protein MIKKFDKKDEESGSGSNPFQHLEKSAVLQEARIFNETPINPRRCLHILTKIIYLLNQGEHFGTTEATEAFFAMTRLFQSNDQTLRRMCYLTIKEMANISEDVIIVTSSLTKDMTGKEDVYRGPAIRALCRITDTTMLQAIERYMKQAIVDKVPSVSSSALVSSLHMVKMSYDVVKRWVNEAQEAASSDNIMVQYHALGLLYHLRKNDRLAVTKMLNKFTKSGLKSPFAYCMLIRIASKLLDETDGGHDSPLFDFIESCLRNKNEMVVYEAASAIVHMPNCTARELAPAVSVLQLFCSSPKAALRYAAVRTLNKVAMKHPSAVTACNLDLENLITDSNRSIATLAITTLLKTGSESSVDRLMKQISSFVSEISDEFKVVVVQAISALCQKYPRKHSVMMNFLSNMLRDDGGFEYKRAIVDCIISIIEDNPESKETGLAHLCEFIEDCEHTVLATKILHLLGKEGPRTPQPSKYIRFIFNRVVLESEAVRAAAVSALAKFGAQNDDLLPSVLVLMQRCMMDSDDEVRDRATFYMNVLQQKQKALNAAYIFNGLSVSIPGLEKSLHQYTLEPTEKPFDMKSVPLATTPITEHKTEIASVATSKLPEKLAPSRQDIYQEQLAAIPEFQALGPLFKSSEQVQLTEAETEYVVRCIKHTFARHMVFQFDCTNTLNDQLLQKVVVQMEPSESYEVIQYIPAANLPYSQPGSCYTLVRLPDDDPTAVSCTFSCTMKYLVKDCDPNTGEPDDDGYDDEYVLEDLEVTVADHIQKVLKPNFGAAWEEVGDEFEKEETFALASVRTLDEAVGNIISFLGMQPCERSDKVPENKNSHVLFLAGVFRGGHDVLVRARLALADGVTMQVTVRSDEETVVDVILASVG; from the exons atgattaaaaaGTTTGATAAGAAAGACGAGGAGTCTG GAAGTGGGTCGAACCCTTTCCAGCATCTGGAGAAGAGTGCCGTGTTGCAGGAG GCGCGTATCTTCAATGAGACGCCTATCAACCCAAGAAGATGCCTCCACATTCTCACCAAGATTATCTATCTCCTCAACCAG GGAGAGCATTTTGGGACCACAGAGGCCACGGAGGCCTTCTTTGCAATGACCAGGCTCTTTCAGTCCAATGAT CAAACCCTGAGGAGGATGTGCTACCTGACAATCAAAGAGATGGCCAACATCTCTGAGGATGTCATCATTGTCACTAGCAG CCTGACCAAAGACATGACTGGGAAGGAAGATGTATACCGAGGACCTGCTATCAGAGCCCTCTGCAGGATTACAGAT ACCACCATGCTGCAGGCCATTGAGAGATACATGAAACAGGCTATTGTTGACAAGGTGCCCAGTGTGTCCAGCTCAGCCCTGGTCTCCTCACTG CACATGGTGAAGATGAGCTACGATGTGGTGAAGCGTTGGGTGAATGAAGCCCAGGAGGCCGCTTCCAGTGACAACATCATGGTCCAG TACCATGCCCTGGGCCTGCTGTATCACCTCCGGAAGAACGACCGTCTTGCTGTCACCAAGATGCTCAACAAGTTCACCAAGTCTGGTCTCAAGTCTCCATTTGCCTACTGCATGCTCATCAGGATCGCCAGCAAACTGCTGGATGAGACGGATGGAGG TCACGACAGCCCCTTGTTCGACTTCATTGAGAGTTGCCTGAGGAACAAGAATGAGATGGTGGTGTATGAAGCTGCCTCTGCCATTGTCCATATGCCCAACTGTACTGCCCGGGAACTGGCCCCGGCTGTGTCTG TGCTGCAGCTCTTTTGCAGCTCTCCCAAGGCAGCCTTGAGATACGCTGCAGTCAGGACCCTCAACAAG GTGGCCATGAAGCATCCGTCAGCCGTGACTGCGTGCAACTTAGACCTGGAAAACCTGATCACCGACTCGAACCGCAGCATCGCCACTCTGGCCATCACCACTCTGCTCAAGACGGGCAGTGAGAGCAGCGTGGACCGCCTCATGAAACAGATCTCCTCGTTTGTCTCTGAGATCTCGGACGAGTTCAAG gtggtggtggtgcaggCCATCAGCGCTCTGTGCCAGAAGTATCCCAGGAAGCACAGTGTCATGATGAACTTTTTGTCCAACATGCTCAGAGATGAT GGTGGCTTTGAGTACAAGCGGGCCATTGTGGACTGCATCATCAGCATCATCGAGGACAACCCAGAGAGCAAAGAGACCGGCTTGGCCCACCTGTGCGAGTTCATCGAGGACTGCGAGCACACTGTGCTAGCCACAAAGATCCTGCACCTACTGGGCAAAGAGGGCCCACGCACCCCCCAGCCCTCCAAGTACATTCGCTTCATCTTCAACCGGGTGGTGCTGGAGAGTGAGGCTGTTCGTGCAG CTGCAGTCAGCGCTTTGGCTAAATTTGGAGCTCAGAATGATGATCTGCTGCCGAGCGTCCTGGTTCTCATGCAGAG GTGCATGATGGACAGTGATGATGAAGTGCGCGACAGAGCTACTTTCTACATGAACGTGCTACAGCAGAAGCAGAAAGCTCTGAATGCTGCCTACATCTTCAACG GTCTCTCTGTTTCCATCCCCGGACTGGAGAAGTCCCTCCACCAGTACACTTTGGAGCCCACAGAGAAACCTTTCGACATGAAGAGTGTCCCTCTGGCCACCACTCCTATCACAGAACACAAAACAG AAATTGCCTCTGTTGCCACCAGCAAACTGCCAGAGAAGTTGGCGCCGTCACGGCAGGACATTTATCAGG AACAACTGGCGGCCATCCCAGAGTTCCAGGCTCTCGGGCCGCTCTTCAAGTCCTCTGAGCAGGTGCAGCTGACGGAGGCAGAGACAGAATATGTGGTGCGCTGCATCAAACACACCTTCGCCAGGCACATGGTGTTCCAGTTCGACTGCACAAACACTCTGAATGACCAGCTCCTGCAGAAG GTCGTAGTGCAGATGGAGCCATCGGAGTCCTACGAGGTGATACAGTACATCCCAGCGGCCAACCTCCCCTACAGTCAGCCTGGTTCCTGCTACACGCTGGTCCGCCTGCCCGACGACGACCCCACCGCCG TGTCTTGTACGTTCAGTTGTACTATGAAGTACCTGGTCAAAGACTGTGACCCCAACACAGGGGAGCCTGACGATGACGGTTATGATGATGAATATGTG CTGGAGGATCTGGAGGTAACGGTTGCCGACCACATCCAGAAGGTTTTGAAACCGAACTTTGGTGCGGCGTGGGAAGAAGTGGGCGATGAATTTGAGAAGGAAGAGACTTTTGCCCTGGCGTCTGTACGAACTCTAGACG AGGCGGTGGGTAACATCATCAGCTTCCTGGGAATGCAGCCATGTGAGCGCTCTGACAAAGTTCCCGAAAATAAGAACTCGCATGTCCTCTTCCTCGCTG gtgtgtTTCGGGGGGGTCACGACGTGCTGGTTCGTGCTCGCCTGGCGCTGGCCGACGGCGTCACCATGCAGGTGACGGTTCGCAGCGATGAAGAGACGGTCGTCGACGTCATCCTGGCCTCCGTCGGCTAA